From Fibrobacter sp. UWB4, the proteins below share one genomic window:
- the cmk gene encoding (d)CMP kinase, whose product MSNSENFVIALDGGSGTGKSTTAKIIAKKLGITYLDTGAMYRAVTLAALDAGLAAEEGSAMDELLSNLTLGFDSENHILINGVCRESEIRGMRVSSNVSIYCALPSVRAAMTKQQREIGKKQSCILDGRDIGTVVFPDAKYKFFMVTDVKVRAERRYKELLEKGEKVTLEEVLNNLVERDRLDSSRATAPLKKADDAIEIDTTHISIEQQVQKILDYVGVVA is encoded by the coding sequence ATGAGTAATTCGGAAAATTTTGTTATCGCCCTTGATGGGGGCTCTGGCACAGGCAAGAGTACCACTGCAAAGATTATTGCAAAGAAATTGGGCATTACCTACCTCGACACAGGTGCGATGTACCGCGCCGTGACGCTTGCCGCCCTCGATGCTGGACTTGCCGCCGAAGAAGGTTCGGCCATGGACGAATTGCTCTCTAACCTCACGCTCGGGTTCGACTCCGAAAACCATATCCTCATTAACGGTGTCTGCCGCGAATCTGAAATCCGTGGCATGCGCGTATCGAGCAACGTGAGCATCTACTGCGCCCTCCCGTCGGTCCGCGCCGCAATGACCAAGCAGCAGCGCGAAATCGGCAAGAAGCAGAGCTGCATTCTGGATGGCCGCGATATCGGAACGGTCGTTTTCCCCGATGCGAAGTACAAGTTTTTCATGGTCACAGACGTGAAGGTCCGCGCCGAACGCCGCTACAAGGAACTCCTTGAAAAAGGCGAAAAAGTTACCCTCGAAGAAGTCCTCAACAATCTGGTCGAACGCGACCGCCTGGACTCATCTCGTGCGACCGCCCCGTTAAAGAAGGCGGACGATGCTATTGAAATTGACACTACACACATCTCAATCGAACAACAGGTTCAAAAGATTCTCGACTACGTAGGTGTAGTGGCGTAG
- the rpsA gene encoding 30S ribosomal protein S1, translating to MSQNLKFGTQEDLEEILAAQGECSPDFRKANADVYAGMGCLEQGKLVTGKISQVNDQEVLVDVNYKSEGVIDRAEFKDTDSLELGSEIEVFVEKLEDEDGRLILSKQKADFVRVWDRIHAAFENNEVVRGTLTKRIKGGVVVDLFGIDAFLPGSQIDLRQIPDINALIGQEFDLKVIKVNKARRNIVVSRRVVLEEERNKQRGDVLETLEKNQVRKGIVKNITDFGAFIDLGGVDGLLHITDMSYKRINHPSEMLQLGQEVEVMVLDFNDKKERISLGMKQLKPHPWKDIAERYPEGAIVKGKVVSITDYGAFVELDSGVEGLIHVSEMSWTQHVKHPSKILTVGQEVEAVVLKVEEDAERISLGMKQLESDPWDSIETELPPGARVVGEIRNIASFGAFVEIKEGVDGLIHVSDMSWTKKITHPNEMVKKGDKVECVVLAVDKEKRRISLSMKHLTEDPWDSIDSTYPVDSEVKGKIVRMLDRGVVVELADGIEGFIPVSKLTAEYIKVPADAFKVGDEVPAVVTEIDQNNRKIYLSVVDYFKNRESAELKAWMDSHKPGENGTTIGEAVAPKKKASKKKAEKSEEEA from the coding sequence ATGTCTCAAAATCTCAAATTCGGAACTCAAGAAGATCTCGAAGAAATTCTCGCCGCCCAGGGTGAATGCTCCCCGGACTTCCGCAAGGCCAACGCTGACGTCTATGCCGGCATGGGCTGCCTCGAACAGGGCAAGCTCGTCACGGGCAAGATCAGCCAGGTGAACGACCAGGAAGTTCTCGTCGACGTGAACTACAAGTCCGAAGGCGTTATTGATCGCGCCGAATTCAAGGATACTGATTCTCTCGAACTCGGTTCCGAAATCGAAGTGTTCGTCGAAAAGCTCGAAGACGAAGACGGTCGCCTCATCCTCTCCAAGCAGAAGGCTGACTTCGTTCGCGTGTGGGATCGCATCCACGCTGCATTCGAAAACAACGAAGTCGTACGTGGCACTCTCACGAAGCGCATCAAGGGCGGCGTTGTCGTCGACCTCTTTGGTATCGATGCCTTCCTCCCGGGCTCTCAGATCGACCTCCGTCAGATTCCGGACATCAACGCTCTTATCGGCCAGGAATTCGACCTCAAGGTTATCAAGGTCAACAAGGCTCGTCGCAACATCGTCGTTTCTCGCCGTGTTGTTCTCGAAGAAGAACGCAACAAGCAGCGTGGCGACGTTCTCGAAACTCTCGAGAAGAACCAGGTCCGCAAGGGTATCGTCAAGAACATCACCGACTTCGGTGCATTCATCGACCTTGGCGGCGTAGATGGCCTCCTCCACATCACCGACATGAGCTACAAGCGCATCAACCACCCGTCCGAAATGCTCCAGCTCGGTCAGGAAGTCGAAGTCATGGTCCTCGACTTCAACGACAAGAAGGAACGCATCTCTCTCGGCATGAAGCAGCTTAAGCCGCATCCGTGGAAGGATATCGCCGAACGTTATCCGGAAGGCGCTATCGTTAAGGGTAAGGTTGTTTCCATCACTGATTACGGTGCATTCGTCGAACTCGACAGCGGTGTTGAAGGTCTCATCCACGTTTCTGAAATGTCCTGGACCCAGCACGTCAAGCACCCGTCCAAAATCCTCACCGTCGGTCAGGAAGTCGAAGCTGTTGTTCTCAAGGTTGAAGAAGATGCAGAACGTATCTCTCTCGGCATGAAGCAGCTCGAATCTGATCCGTGGGATTCTATCGAAACCGAACTTCCGCCGGGCGCACGCGTCGTCGGTGAAATCCGCAACATCGCTTCCTTCGGCGCATTCGTCGAAATCAAGGAAGGTGTTGATGGCCTCATCCACGTCTCTGACATGTCCTGGACCAAGAAGATCACCCACCCGAACGAAATGGTCAAGAAGGGTGACAAGGTTGAATGCGTCGTTCTCGCCGTCGATAAGGAAAAGCGCCGCATTTCTCTCTCCATGAAGCACCTCACCGAAGACCCGTGGGATTCTATCGATTCCACCTATCCGGTTGACTCTGAAGTCAAGGGCAAGATCGTTCGCATGCTCGACCGCGGCGTCGTGGTTGAACTCGCTGACGGTATCGAAGGCTTCATCCCGGTTTCCAAGCTCACCGCTGAATACATCAAGGTTCCGGCCGATGCATTCAAGGTTGGCGACGAAGTTCCGGCTGTCGTGACCGAAATCGATCAGAACAACCGCAAGATTTACCTCTCCGTTGTTGACTACTTCAAGAACCGTGAATCCGCTGAACTCAAGGCTTGGATGGACTCCCACAAGCCGGGCGAAAACGGCACCACGATTGGCGAAGCTGTTGCTCCGAAGAAGAAGGCTTCCAAGAAGAAGGCTGAAAAGTCTGAAGAAGAAGCTTAA